The Rhododendron vialii isolate Sample 1 chromosome 6a, ASM3025357v1 genome includes a window with the following:
- the LOC131328889 gene encoding uncharacterized protein LOC131328889, translating into MWQAASVYTIQEFAEKMREIKEIDETAYEWLMREEPRTWARCMYSGRAKSNRMDNNTSEAFNRAIKDARDQPILTMAETIRRYLMTRLQHRRDLCKGWNGKLCPRIAKKVKKTCDNMGDCEVIYSGGTTFEILTVLRGFIVDIGERTCTCGKWDVCGIPCSHGMAAIITDKSKPEDFVHECFHVATFAKTYEPMIKPIPDASMWVRTDLSPLIPPPFRARSGRPTKERRRGHDEEPKKRGGVRRQYTTIKCRICKQPGHNARTCAQKSIDTTVEQGVEKDMEVAMEVVGGKGSGSGRGRGGRGGNSGKDGKCVAPYASKARGDKTKVVGGTGRGGDPTSKHVNPNVRGRGRGRGGNILTLPGIVIREGDANNQDNGGGQRLATNEKGKEAVVGKTKGKQPIVWFGGTGQTQPVTASIARMIGLPLPQGWRRSTRIGDAIFWSQPAGSSAASCGSGSTTGSATMPTAGPNQLSQGESFTPGSTQKSNT; encoded by the exons ATGTGGCAGGCTGCATCAGTTTACACAATCCAAGAGTTTGCGGAGAAGATGAGAGAAATTAAAGAGATTGATGAGACTGCCTATGAGTGGTTGATGAGGGAAGAGCCAAGAACATGGGCTAGGTGCATGTACAGTGGAAGGGCTAAGAGCAATAGAATGGATAATAACACAAGTGAAGCTTTCAATCGAGCTATCAAAGATGCAAGAGACCAACCAATCCTTACCATGGCAGAAACTATTAGGAGATACTTAATGACAAGGTTACAACATAGACGTGACCTGTGCAAGGGGTGGAATGGTAAGCTATGTCCGAGGATTGCGAAGAAGGTCAAAAAAACATGTGATAACATGGGGGATTGTGAGGTAATTTATAGTGGGGGCACAACTTTTGAAATCTTGACTGTACTTAGGGGTTTTATTGTGGACATAGGAGAGAGAACATGCACCTGTGGCAAGTGGGATGTGTGTGGGATACCCTGTTCACATGGAATGGCTGCAATTATAACCGACAAAAGTAAGCCTGAAGACTTTGTTCATGAATGCTTCCATGTGGCAACTTTTGCGAAGACATACGAGCCCATGATTAAACCAATTCCAGATGCTTCTATGTGGGTTCGTACGGACCTTAGTCCTCTCATTCCTCCTCCTTTTAGGGCAAGAAGTGGGAGACCAACAAAGGAAAGGAGAAGAGGGCATGATGAGGaaccaaaaaagagaggaggagtGAGGAGGCAATATACAACCATTAAATGTAGAATATGCAAGCAGCCTGGACACAATGCAAGGACATGTGCTCAAAAGTCAATAGACACTACAGTAGAACAAGGAGTTGAAAAA GATATGGAAGTGGCAATGGAAGTGGTTGGTGGTAAAGGGAGTGGAAGTGGACGTGGtcgaggaggaagaggagggaatAGTGGTAAAGATGGAAAATGTGTTGCACCATACGCAAGTAAAGCAAGGGGTGATAAAACAAAAGTGGTGGGAGGCACAGGAAGAGGTGGTGACCCAACCTCAAAGCATGTCAATCCCAATGTTCGAggtagaggaagaggaagaggtggaAACATTCTTACACTTCCTGGTATAGTCATTAGAGAGGGAGATGCAAACAATCAGGACAATGGTGGAGggcaaagacttgcaaccaatGAGAAGGGTAAAGAAGCGGTTGTTGGtaaaacaaaagggaaacaaCCAATCGTATGGTTTGGAGGTACAGGTCAGACTCAACCAGTCACAGCAAGTATAGCCCGAATGATTGGTTTGCCATTACCACAG GGATGGAGGAGATCGACAAGGATAGGGGATGCTATTTTTTGGAGTCAACCAGCAGGGTCTTCTGCAGCATCTTGTGGCAGTGGTAGTACCACTGGTAGTGCAACAATGCCAACCGCTGGCCCCAATCAGTTATCCCAAGGAGAATCATTTACCCCAGGCAGTACGCAGAAGTCTAACACGTGA
- the LOC131328397 gene encoding 7-deoxyloganetin glucosyltransferase-like: MTPIQMVEFAWGLSNSNQAFLWIIRPDLVVDETAVLPPEFVVAAKEGGLLASWCPQEKVLSHPSIGGFLTHCGWNSTLESISSEMPMLCWPFFGDQQTDCWYWCGKWGIGMEIQNDVKRYEVETVVRELMVGEKRKVMKEQAMEWKKLADEATSKSSGSSIMNLDKLVNQVLISTA; the protein is encoded by the coding sequence ATGACACCCATCCAAATGGTGGAGTTTGCTTGGGGACTTTCCAATAGCAATCAAGCCTTTCTTTGGATAATAAGGCCAGATCTTGTCGTCGACGAAACAGCAGTTCTTCCCCCGGAGTTTGTGGTTGCGGCCAAGGAGGGAGGCTTGCTAGCAAGTTGGTGCCCACAAGAAAAAGTCCTGTCACACCCGTCGATCGGAGGTTTTCTGACTCATTGTGGGTGGAACTCCACTCTCGAAAGCATTTCTAGTGAGATGCCCATGTTGTGTTGGCCATTTTTTGGAGATCAGCAAACTGATTGTTGGTATTGGTGTGGTAAATGGGGTATTGGCATGGAGATTCAGAATGATGTTAAGAGATATGAAGTTGAGACGGTAGTGAGAGAGTTGATGGTTGGGGAAAAGAGGAAGGTGATGAAGGAACAGGCGATGGAGTGGAAGAAATTGGCCGATGAAGCTACTTCAAAATCATCTGGTTCGTCTATCATGAACCTTGATAAATTGGTCAATCAAGTGCTTATCTCTACGGCTTAA